From a single Leptospira levettii genomic region:
- a CDS encoding LIC_12238 family plasminogen-binding lipoprotein: MRQNSSAKFAHFFQTNLLKNTTRFLTTLSLLVFIQCGVPKGEFGWTTTKMEEMDILEQHIQTITDYKMMRDDLIFSPTDTIHYVYQFSRNPGLETDFHISLNRYELDFVEIDIKKKRVEPDSLAIRDEFSLLRTGEYLIKIVHEGDTVDEVKFRVLPDEGYTQENLEQELAGDQTDEIIKYSR; this comes from the coding sequence ATGAGACAGAATTCGTCGGCAAAATTTGCCCATTTTTTCCAAACGAATCTCCTAAAAAACACCACTCGATTTCTAACCACATTATCTTTGTTAGTTTTTATCCAATGTGGTGTTCCCAAAGGTGAATTTGGTTGGACAACTACCAAAATGGAAGAAATGGACATTCTGGAACAACACATCCAAACCATCACTGACTATAAAATGATGAGGGATGATCTTATTTTTTCTCCAACTGATACCATTCATTATGTTTACCAATTTTCAAGGAATCCTGGACTCGAGACAGATTTCCATATTTCACTCAATCGTTATGAATTGGATTTTGTGGAAATTGATATTAAAAAGAAACGAGTAGAACCAGATAGTCTAGCGATACGGGATGAATTTTCTTTACTAAGAACTGGCGAATACCTAATTAAAATCGTTCATGAAGGTGACACCGTTGACGAAGTAAAATTTAGAGTTTTGCCTGATGAAGGATATACACAGGAAAATCTAGAACAAGAATTAGCTGGCGATCAAACCGATGAAATCATTAAATACTCTCGTTAA
- the pgsC gene encoding poly-gamma-glutamate biosynthesis protein PgsC — protein sequence MNEILPLSIGLSLVISLVFSELFGILGTGLVVPGYLALSLTHPKNIALTFLIAFLSFICVELLSKFLMIFGKRKIVFILLFGYFFGYLLNYQILPDIDLLYLSEVRGIGFIIPGLIAVWYERQGVLETTSVLILAAIFVKILLIFLLGNELENL from the coding sequence ATGAATGAAATTCTCCCTTTGTCGATTGGACTTAGTTTGGTGATTAGTCTGGTTTTTTCAGAATTGTTTGGTATTTTAGGTACGGGACTCGTTGTGCCAGGATACCTTGCATTATCTCTCACACATCCCAAAAATATCGCGCTCACTTTCCTCATCGCATTTTTATCATTTATCTGCGTTGAACTTCTCTCAAAATTTTTAATGATCTTTGGCAAAAGAAAGATAGTCTTCATCTTGTTATTTGGATACTTTTTTGGTTATTTATTAAATTATCAAATTTTACCAGACATTGATTTATTATATTTATCAGAAGTAAGGGGAATCGGATTCATCATTCCTGGACTCATTGCTGTTTGGTACGAAAGACAAGGAGTATTGGAAACGACTTCCGTATTGATTTTAGCGGCTATCTTTGTGAAAATTCTTTTAATTTTTCTTTTAGGAAATGAATTAGAAAATTTATGA
- a CDS encoding SpoIIE family protein phosphatase, translated as MSIRYKFLLILSVSQILLVIALTTSFAYLLQSVKNIPQTQRAEDLSRNFQRELEFKEEKLRLLLEEITFNARTREILERGLNDRQVLQRELPYLQQILKRYGLSIFELGDSQGKVVFRVHRPKDFGDDKKNQPIIQNALNGQATAALEDGHSGLGFRLAAPLFGRGTILIGQVVDDNFTKTISKDNRIHLAIFQEGKVKTVGSDMIRMVMNENPDLLLEEQRFHFQNKPYYLVKIPYVGSSQKIKQLVFHVMIDENEVESKTWKIWSFFVVASLVLCGVIFLISFLFSRDMVEAIKLLTSAMVDLDQWKPETLPTHRSDEIGQMGRVFVEMKEELAEHQNHLEEMVNQRTRELNDTLSEMQKMQEKQDGDYFLTSLLIKPLKGSFAKSETVSIQIFERQMKQFQFRNKQSEIGGDLSVSDSIYLMGKKYTVFLNADAMGKSIQGAGGALVMGTVFKSIITRTQKLRYMQDRHPERWLKECFQEVHNVFISFDGHMLLSAILGLVDEETGTLYYINAEHPWIVLYRDGVASFLENEHSLRKIGFTEMSGDEVVIQIYPLRPGDVLILGSDGRDDLFVGHSGGNRMINDDETVFLRHVTEGAGDLKEICRVMMLFGELTDDLSLMRISFLEEVAYAAKESTKNNTYYKMLGEGIQSYRDGEWNNAIFALELALESEPDDLYCLRELSKLYMKSKDYEKAIVLANRYLQLNPGDTDFLFYIAYAHKQKRDFVLATDYAERLRYRDPKNFNNLLLLAEILMHRRDIERSKEVLLALQEMAPENPKVLKLKNFWKKMVTTSVT; from the coding sequence ATGAGCATACGTTACAAATTCTTATTAATATTGAGTGTGAGTCAAATTCTTCTTGTAATTGCTCTCACAACGAGTTTCGCCTACCTTTTACAATCAGTCAAAAATATCCCACAAACACAAAGAGCGGAAGATTTATCACGAAACTTTCAGCGAGAGTTAGAGTTTAAAGAAGAAAAACTCAGGTTATTATTGGAAGAAATTACCTTTAATGCAAGAACAAGGGAGATTTTGGAACGAGGACTTAATGATCGTCAAGTTTTACAAAGAGAACTTCCTTATTTACAACAAATTTTAAAACGGTATGGTCTTTCCATTTTTGAGCTAGGTGATAGCCAAGGAAAAGTAGTATTTCGTGTTCATAGGCCAAAAGATTTTGGAGATGATAAAAAAAACCAACCCATTATACAAAATGCTCTGAATGGCCAAGCGACAGCAGCCTTGGAAGATGGTCATAGTGGACTTGGATTTCGTTTGGCGGCACCACTTTTTGGTCGAGGTACAATTCTCATTGGCCAAGTGGTTGATGATAATTTTACAAAAACAATTTCAAAAGACAATCGAATTCATCTAGCAATTTTTCAGGAAGGAAAGGTGAAAACAGTAGGATCAGATATGATCCGAATGGTGATGAATGAAAATCCAGACTTACTTTTAGAAGAACAAAGATTTCATTTCCAAAATAAACCTTATTACTTAGTAAAAATTCCATACGTAGGAAGTTCACAAAAAATCAAACAACTCGTTTTTCATGTGATGATTGATGAGAACGAGGTAGAATCTAAAACTTGGAAAATTTGGTCCTTTTTCGTTGTCGCTTCTCTAGTGTTATGTGGCGTAATCTTTTTGATTTCCTTTTTATTTTCTCGAGATATGGTGGAAGCAATCAAACTCTTGACTTCTGCGATGGTTGATTTAGACCAATGGAAACCTGAAACTTTGCCAACCCATAGAAGTGATGAAATAGGGCAGATGGGGCGAGTTTTTGTTGAAATGAAAGAGGAGTTAGCAGAACACCAAAATCATTTAGAAGAGATGGTAAACCAGCGCACTAGAGAACTGAATGATACTTTATCTGAAATGCAAAAGATGCAGGAAAAACAAGATGGAGATTATTTTTTAACATCACTACTCATCAAACCACTAAAGGGATCATTTGCAAAATCAGAAACTGTTTCGATTCAAATTTTTGAAAGGCAAATGAAACAGTTCCAATTTCGTAATAAACAATCCGAGATTGGTGGAGACTTATCTGTTTCTGATTCTATTTATCTCATGGGGAAAAAATACACTGTATTCTTAAATGCAGATGCTATGGGGAAATCCATACAAGGTGCTGGTGGTGCTTTGGTTATGGGAACAGTATTCAAATCCATTATCACTCGTACTCAGAAACTAAGGTACATGCAGGACAGACACCCCGAACGTTGGTTAAAGGAATGTTTCCAAGAAGTACATAATGTGTTCATTAGTTTTGATGGGCATATGTTACTTTCCGCTATTTTAGGTTTGGTGGACGAAGAAACAGGTACATTGTACTACATCAATGCAGAACACCCTTGGATTGTTTTATACCGTGATGGTGTAGCAAGTTTCTTGGAAAACGAACATTCGTTGCGTAAGATTGGTTTTACCGAAATGAGTGGTGATGAAGTAGTCATTCAAATTTATCCATTACGTCCAGGTGACGTATTGATTTTGGGATCCGATGGCCGTGATGATTTGTTTGTGGGTCATTCTGGTGGAAACCGTATGATTAACGATGATGAAACAGTTTTCCTTCGTCATGTCACAGAAGGTGCAGGAGACTTAAAAGAGATTTGCCGTGTGATGATGTTATTCGGTGAATTAACTGATGACTTGAGTCTGATGAGAATATCCTTTTTAGAAGAAGTTGCATATGCTGCAAAAGAATCTACAAAGAACAATACATACTACAAAATGTTAGGTGAAGGAATACAATCCTACAGAGATGGTGAATGGAATAATGCTATTTTTGCTTTAGAACTTGCCTTGGAATCAGAACCAGATGATTTATATTGTTTGAGAGAATTGTCCAAACTCTATATGAAATCTAAGGATTATGAAAAAGCGATTGTTCTAGCAAATCGATATCTACAACTAAATCCAGGTGATACAGACTTTTTATTTTATATTGCTTATGCACATAAACAAAAAAGAGATTTTGTACTTGCGACAGACTATGCTGAGCGACTCAGGTATCGAGATCCGAAGAATTTTAACAACTTGCTTTTGTTAGCTGAAATATTGATGCATAGAAGAGACATCGAACGATCTAAAGAAGTTTTACTTGCATTACAGGAAATGGCACCAGAAAATCCCAAAGTTTTAAAACTAAAAAACTTTTGGAAAAAAATGGTAACAACTTCTGTCACGTGA
- a CDS encoding ATP-binding protein — protein sequence MPKRRLFPYLLTNFSLFIFVSIAFAFYTASERNIDAAEENRYKSLQIANELRQSSDQLTNLVRLYAIQKKPKYKDYFQRILEIRNGEKPRPKGYDYAYWDLVIADELPPPPEEGEQISIYDAMKQADFKESDYSLLSLSKEKSDQLTKIEFESMSLIEEELKTGRSNPKAIRILFDDHYLKCKAEIMKPINDLYIQLDERTSQAILDAKEKVFFLRTVLILSGIIFGITLYLTHRSLVSIMGGSVDEVFRRISLLGEGKFTGEIQTTNNKNSILNSLNITQKRLQELYEEKEMASHAKSEFLASMSHEIRTPLNGVIGITQILFNTNLDSEQKNYLKTIVDAGKALLNILNDILDFSKIDAGKLKIENIPFHLPNLIKEIFDLFVIESQAKQLEFSYQIDPKVPEMIISDPSRIRQILFNLIGNAIKFTETGYVILHVEIKDQMILFEIKDSGIGISSEKLSSLFQKFSQLDASTSRKYGGTGLGLAISERLVKLLDGKIGVKSVEGVGSTFWCMIPLSTPRETVTNPILNREDTEDKFTVQNISENFSNQSFLVVEDNVLNQKVIGGLLKKQNINYDLAENGKIAVEMCQKKHYDLILMDCEMPIMDGFEATTKIREMEKNKEQKSVIIAVTAHVLNEHKQRCSEVGMDGFISKPFYIDDLLQTYKKVLNNKRVK from the coding sequence ATGCCGAAAAGGAGACTGTTTCCTTACCTACTTACCAATTTTAGTTTATTTATTTTTGTCTCTATAGCCTTCGCATTTTATACAGCAAGCGAACGAAACATAGATGCTGCAGAAGAAAATCGATATAAATCCTTACAAATTGCCAACGAACTGAGGCAATCTTCCGACCAACTAACAAACCTAGTTCGTTTGTATGCAATCCAGAAAAAACCTAAATACAAAGACTACTTCCAACGAATTTTAGAAATTCGAAATGGTGAAAAACCTAGACCAAAGGGTTACGATTATGCCTATTGGGATTTAGTCATTGCAGATGAATTACCTCCTCCACCGGAAGAAGGGGAACAGATCAGTATCTATGATGCAATGAAACAAGCCGATTTTAAGGAATCAGATTATTCATTACTCTCCTTATCAAAAGAAAAATCGGACCAACTTACCAAAATCGAATTTGAATCTATGTCTTTGATTGAAGAAGAATTAAAAACAGGAAGGTCCAACCCAAAAGCAATCAGGATCTTATTTGATGATCATTATTTGAAGTGCAAAGCAGAAATTATGAAACCAATTAATGATTTATATATCCAACTCGACGAGAGGACTTCACAAGCAATCTTAGATGCAAAAGAAAAAGTTTTTTTCTTACGTACTGTCTTAATCCTCTCTGGTATAATTTTTGGGATTACTTTATATTTAACCCATAGATCATTAGTGTCTATTATGGGGGGAAGTGTAGATGAAGTTTTTCGCCGAATTTCATTACTTGGTGAAGGGAAATTTACAGGAGAAATTCAGACTACAAATAACAAAAATTCAATCTTAAACAGCTTAAATATCACACAAAAAAGATTACAAGAGTTATATGAAGAAAAAGAAATGGCAAGTCATGCAAAATCAGAATTTTTAGCATCTATGAGTCATGAAATCAGGACTCCTCTGAATGGAGTCATTGGTATCACTCAAATTTTATTTAATACCAATTTAGATTCGGAACAAAAAAACTATCTAAAAACCATTGTCGACGCAGGAAAAGCTCTCTTAAATATTTTAAACGATATTTTAGATTTCTCTAAGATTGATGCTGGGAAATTAAAAATCGAAAATATACCTTTCCATTTACCAAATTTAATCAAAGAAATTTTCGATTTATTTGTGATCGAATCCCAAGCAAAACAGTTAGAATTTTCTTATCAAATTGATCCCAAAGTTCCCGAAATGATCATATCAGATCCAAGCAGGATTCGTCAGATTTTGTTCAATCTCATTGGAAATGCGATCAAATTTACTGAAACTGGATACGTCATCCTTCATGTCGAAATCAAAGACCAAATGATTCTATTTGAAATTAAGGATTCTGGAATTGGAATTTCTTCAGAGAAACTCTCCTCTTTGTTTCAAAAATTTTCACAACTGGATGCTTCCACCTCACGAAAGTATGGTGGGACAGGACTTGGTTTGGCTATTTCAGAAAGATTGGTAAAGTTATTGGATGGAAAAATTGGTGTCAAGAGTGTTGAGGGTGTCGGTAGCACGTTTTGGTGTATGATTCCTCTCTCCACACCGAGGGAAACAGTTACCAATCCAATTCTAAATCGTGAGGATACGGAAGATAAATTCACAGTTCAAAATATTTCTGAAAATTTTTCCAACCAATCATTTTTGGTAGTGGAAGACAATGTACTCAACCAAAAAGTCATTGGTGGCCTGTTAAAAAAACAAAACATCAATTATGATTTAGCTGAGAATGGGAAAATAGCCGTTGAAATGTGCCAAAAGAAACACTATGACTTAATTCTAATGGACTGTGAAATGCCAATCATGGACGGCTTTGAAGCCACTACCAAAATTAGGGAAATGGAAAAAAATAAAGAACAAAAATCAGTCATCATTGCTGTCACTGCACACGTGTTAAATGAACATAAACAAAGGTGTTCAGAAGTAGGGATGGATGGTTTTATCAGCAAACCATTTTATATCGATGATTTATTGCAGACATATAAGAAAGTGTTAAATAACAAACGAGTCAAATAA
- a CDS encoding STAS domain-containing protein: MEYTESKSNGIVVLKLFGNLDMLNAGILKERIKESASQSEHRFIFDLEGVSFIDSSGFGLIMSLNDKLTELGGGLRIVNVSKTIRQIFRISKISSVIQIFESTEEAIESFHS, translated from the coding sequence ATGGAATATACAGAATCTAAATCTAACGGAATTGTAGTCCTTAAATTGTTTGGCAACTTAGATATGTTAAATGCCGGCATTCTCAAAGAAAGGATCAAAGAATCTGCGTCCCAATCCGAACATCGATTTATCTTTGATTTGGAAGGAGTCAGTTTTATCGATTCCTCTGGATTTGGACTCATCATGTCTCTCAATGACAAACTCACCGAATTAGGGGGTGGATTAAGAATCGTAAACGTTTCCAAAACCATCCGTCAAATTTTTAGAATCTCAAAAATTTCATCCGTGATCCAAATCTTCGAATCCACAGAAGAAGCAATCGAGTCCTTTCACTCTTAA
- the pgsW gene encoding poly-gamma-glutamate system protein, whose translation MTKVYWSPWQHSRVALFLLAVLGVMGLLLIETCKVKKEQPYFKKKLHAAKLAERGFQILKPELLKHKKPDYREFDPTNSGLIGEFLTPVTSNSGSLQAKQTSVNPNFAAVMVQFLKKAKVEEGDTVAVAISGSFPALNICLFAALDTLKLKPIIVSSASASQFGANHPQMLWLDMENELESSGIFSFRSSYASLGGIQDKAAGTSKEGKEMLLRALKRNKVKLLDPIHFEDSIEKRMKYYDELSQGKPIKLFINVGGGTTILGTSLGKQVFKNGLITDLPEEVHIPNSVIKSFLEREIPVINFIQIESLARKFGLPLTPKKVPKPGEGKVFYSEEYNPILYVSVFLFLLVGLYGVTRLGWGENEEDRYLPITLRSR comes from the coding sequence ATTACAAAAGTTTATTGGTCACCTTGGCAACATTCACGTGTCGCTTTATTTTTACTGGCCGTCCTTGGTGTAATGGGATTACTATTAATCGAAACTTGTAAGGTAAAAAAAGAGCAACCATACTTCAAAAAAAAATTACATGCTGCTAAATTAGCTGAACGTGGATTCCAGATCCTAAAACCCGAACTTTTAAAACATAAAAAACCTGATTATAGAGAGTTTGATCCAACTAACTCTGGTTTAATAGGCGAATTTTTAACTCCAGTGACAAGTAACAGTGGTTCTTTACAGGCAAAACAAACTTCAGTAAACCCAAACTTTGCCGCAGTAATGGTTCAATTCCTTAAAAAAGCTAAAGTAGAGGAAGGTGACACAGTAGCTGTTGCTATCTCTGGATCATTCCCTGCACTGAACATTTGTTTGTTTGCTGCATTAGATACATTAAAACTAAAACCAATCATTGTATCTAGTGCTTCAGCATCTCAATTTGGAGCGAACCATCCTCAGATGTTATGGCTTGATATGGAAAATGAATTAGAATCTTCTGGTATATTTTCGTTTCGTTCTAGTTATGCATCATTAGGTGGAATCCAAGACAAAGCAGCAGGCACTTCAAAAGAAGGGAAAGAAATGCTTTTACGCGCACTCAAACGAAATAAAGTTAAATTATTAGATCCAATCCACTTTGAAGACTCAATTGAAAAAAGAATGAAATACTATGATGAGTTATCACAAGGAAAACCCATCAAACTTTTTATCAATGTAGGTGGAGGTACAACGATTTTAGGAACAAGTTTGGGCAAACAAGTTTTTAAAAATGGATTGATCACTGATTTACCAGAAGAAGTACATATTCCCAATTCTGTGATTAAGTCGTTTTTAGAACGGGAGATCCCTGTTATCAATTTCATTCAAATTGAATCTTTAGCGCGAAAATTCGGACTTCCTTTAACTCCAAAAAAAGTTCCAAAACCAGGAGAAGGAAAAGTATTTTATTCAGAAGAATACAATCCAATATTGTATGTTTCTGTTTTCCTTTTTTTGCTCGTTGGATTGTATGGAGTAACAAGACTCGGTTGGGGTGAAAATGAAGAAGATCGTTACCTTCCGATCACACTCCGTTCTAGGTGA
- a CDS encoding tetratricopeptide repeat protein, whose protein sequence is MSKLCIWFLFFILQFSIWAGEEDRRNPLSGLYLSPLQVISMEEVKSLDTEKRINIDEDSGIALRDEPKPVDPNAPDVPVIPGADLPVDPGQETGPKNLETKIREAEGLLKRYYSQFIEEKRIWEDREKGNVYNSRTEMNDIRLLLWQSTHKHSETFIVRDSPLLYYLHTKLAKLYVESEKFAPALRHYIAAFRYHPLEMTEEGFRMGEWQKEDVLGYDESSAKEHERLYTEWIQAEQKLKKAKDDIHLKESNWIREGKQLSELVSQRKLWNDEVRLIEESRKKAKSNYEDSYNKRYLAYLNKRKQIESNDLYAFANVVKKLEDDNKERLKIVNKLGTAGKGIYVLFDYKRNTDFFAYELILERAYRIWNENPNVLNDIAEQYRQDGKKEKAADFYEKALTEYLKNPNPSDEEKEKIIKANLRLATINADLKRNILAGNYYETFFKLSPDTPEKTRVSYEIGVFFNHKIGDPERGASFLTYWLEKNSKDWNPSLAQDTGLPEMESIAYFYLSKKDKKLKRFELEQNKLNIALMQWKKIDEKLIVAEKERLELIEKKQTLKKDLMVTTLDDALSQYRLMDLKIEDQEAVIRVLETKRNKIPLIKILFRLGVLAEENRDYKKAQEYYEFVIKEGGETDIRVALKELERIKKILETGNIEPPINESI, encoded by the coding sequence ATGTCCAAGTTGTGCATTTGGTTCCTTTTTTTCATTTTACAATTTTCAATTTGGGCAGGGGAGGAAGACCGCAGGAATCCACTCTCAGGTTTGTATCTTTCCCCACTCCAGGTGATTTCCATGGAGGAAGTCAAATCTCTCGACACTGAAAAAAGAATCAACATCGATGAAGATTCTGGGATCGCCCTTCGAGATGAGCCAAAACCTGTGGATCCGAATGCACCTGATGTTCCTGTCATACCTGGTGCTGATTTACCTGTGGATCCAGGACAGGAAACAGGTCCCAAAAATTTGGAAACTAAGATCCGTGAGGCGGAAGGTCTCTTAAAACGATATTATAGCCAATTCATTGAAGAAAAACGAATTTGGGAAGATCGTGAAAAAGGTAATGTTTATAATTCTCGCACAGAGATGAATGACATTCGGTTATTACTTTGGCAAAGTACACACAAACATTCTGAAACCTTTATTGTTCGTGACTCACCACTTTTGTATTATTTGCATACCAAACTTGCAAAACTTTATGTAGAATCTGAAAAGTTTGCACCTGCTCTAAGACATTACATCGCGGCCTTTCGTTACCATCCACTAGAGATGACCGAAGAAGGTTTCCGTATGGGCGAATGGCAAAAAGAAGATGTGCTTGGATATGATGAAAGTTCTGCCAAAGAACACGAAAGATTGTACACGGAGTGGATCCAAGCAGAACAAAAATTAAAAAAAGCAAAGGATGACATTCATCTAAAAGAAAGCAATTGGATTCGAGAAGGAAAACAGTTATCTGAATTGGTATCTCAAAGAAAACTTTGGAATGATGAAGTTCGTTTGATTGAAGAATCCAGAAAAAAAGCAAAATCAAATTATGAAGATTCTTATAATAAAAGGTATTTGGCTTATCTAAACAAACGAAAACAAATCGAGTCTAATGATCTTTATGCCTTTGCCAATGTTGTTAAAAAACTTGAAGATGATAACAAAGAAAGACTCAAAATTGTAAATAAATTAGGAACAGCAGGAAAAGGAATATACGTTCTATTTGATTATAAAAGAAATACTGATTTTTTTGCTTATGAGTTAATTTTAGAAAGAGCTTATCGCATATGGAATGAAAACCCCAATGTATTAAATGACATCGCCGAACAATATAGGCAAGATGGGAAAAAAGAAAAAGCTGCTGATTTTTATGAAAAGGCTTTAACCGAGTATTTGAAAAATCCTAATCCAAGTGATGAAGAAAAAGAAAAAATAATAAAAGCCAATTTGCGTTTAGCAACGATTAATGCTGATTTAAAAAGAAATATTTTAGCCGGAAATTATTATGAAACATTTTTTAAATTAAGTCCAGATACACCTGAAAAAACAAGAGTTTCCTATGAAATTGGTGTATTTTTCAATCATAAGATTGGAGATCCTGAAAGAGGTGCCAGTTTTTTAACCTATTGGTTAGAGAAAAATAGTAAAGATTGGAATCCATCCTTGGCCCAGGATACAGGTCTTCCAGAAATGGAATCCATTGCATATTTTTATCTCAGTAAAAAAGATAAAAAACTCAAAAGATTCGAATTAGAACAAAACAAACTGAACATTGCACTCATGCAGTGGAAAAAAATCGATGAGAAACTCATCGTAGCAGAAAAAGAACGCTTAGAATTAATTGAGAAAAAACAAACTTTGAAAAAAGATTTAATGGTCACAACTCTTGATGATGCTTTATCCCAATATAGATTAATGGATTTAAAAATCGAAGACCAAGAAGCTGTGATTCGTGTTTTAGAAACGAAACGGAATAAAATTCCTCTTATTAAAATCTTATTTCGATTAGGAGTTCTTGCAGAGGAAAACCGTGATTATAAAAAAGCCCAAGAGTATTACGAATTCGTAATCAAAGAAGGTGGGGAAACAGATATCCGTGTTGCATTAAAAGAATTGGAAAGAATTAAAAAAATATTAGAAACGGGAAATATAGAGCCACCAATTAACGAGAGTATTTAA
- the pgsB gene encoding poly-gamma-glutamate synthase PgsB — translation MKPNATLFFLIILVLVIYYTIEVILHNLTLKKFKHRIHVNGTRGKSSVTRLIRAGLSSSGHSVFAKTTGTLARMIFPDGSEKSITRFGKPSILEQIKILKKAKSSGADIVVLECMALEPRYQWASEGQILHSDIGVITNIREDHLEIMGPNLIDVAKTLLSASPINGTLFVGPNDFEKEVLDVCLDRNTKAIILSKEEIETVTDEEILKFPYWEHKENVYLALKVCELLGVERNDALNAMWKVNPDPGALSVLPIHFFGKEFIYANAMAANDPSSTKLIWNSILQRYPNIKKRFILFHTREDRPERTIQLTKEFANWEGYDAIILIGSSTTFAFQCLKSYSNTEVPIYVWEHLSLDGIFESLLSILPKQSLVFGMGNIVGLGMNLSLYFKNRSEQTYE, via the coding sequence ATGAAACCAAATGCCACCTTATTTTTTCTCATTATTTTGGTTTTAGTAATTTATTATACTATTGAGGTTATCTTACATAATCTGACTTTAAAAAAATTCAAACATAGAATCCATGTCAACGGAACAAGGGGAAAATCAAGCGTAACAAGACTTATACGAGCTGGTCTCTCATCCTCAGGACATTCTGTTTTTGCAAAAACGACAGGAACACTTGCTCGTATGATATTCCCGGATGGTTCCGAAAAATCCATTACAAGATTTGGGAAACCATCCATATTGGAACAAATCAAAATTCTAAAAAAAGCAAAATCATCTGGAGCCGATATAGTTGTTTTGGAATGTATGGCTTTGGAACCTCGATACCAGTGGGCAAGTGAAGGTCAAATATTACATTCTGACATAGGAGTGATCACAAACATTCGAGAAGATCACTTGGAAATTATGGGACCTAATTTAATTGATGTCGCAAAAACATTGTTGTCTGCAAGCCCAATCAATGGGACACTATTTGTGGGTCCAAACGATTTTGAAAAAGAAGTCCTAGACGTTTGTTTGGACCGAAACACAAAAGCAATCATCCTATCGAAAGAAGAAATTGAAACTGTTACTGATGAAGAAATCTTAAAGTTTCCATATTGGGAACACAAAGAGAATGTATATCTCGCTCTTAAAGTTTGTGAATTATTAGGAGTGGAACGAAATGATGCCTTAAATGCAATGTGGAAAGTAAATCCAGATCCAGGAGCTCTTTCCGTATTACCAATTCACTTTTTTGGAAAAGAGTTTATCTACGCAAATGCAATGGCAGCCAATGATCCTAGTAGCACAAAACTCATCTGGAATTCAATTTTGCAAAGGTATCCAAATATTAAAAAACGATTCATATTATTCCATACAAGAGAAGATCGTCCAGAAAGAACCATACAACTCACAAAAGAGTTTGCCAATTGGGAAGGTTATGATGCCATTATTTTAATAGGTTCATCTACGACATTTGCGTTTCAATGTTTAAAATCATATTCGAATACGGAAGTTCCTATTTATGTATGGGAACACTTAAGTTTAGATGGAATATTTGAATCATTACTTTCAATACTTCCAAAACAATCATTGGTATTTGGAATGGGGAATATAGTGGGACTTGGAATGAATTTGTCTTTATACTTTAAGAATAGGTCAGAACAAACATATGAATGA